The Erythrobacter sp. HL-111 DNA segment TCTGTTCGAGCGTCATCTGCACCGCCTCGGGCTCGGTGAGCGAGACGGGGACGTAGACCGACCAGAACTGCGCCCCGACACGCCCTTCGGCGAGCCGCTTGAGATCGGTCTGCATCACGCGCCCTTCGGGGTGCGTCTCCCCGGTTTCGGCGGTGTCGGCGAAGTCGAAACCGGCCAGCCGGTTGTCGAAACGCGCGCGCAGCTGGATCGGCACGTCGTTGTGCCCGTCGAACACCGGCGCGACTTCGAGCGCGGCATTGGCGGTTTCGACCGCGGGATCGAACTCGGTCTCGGCACGCTCGGCCTCGGGCCCGGTGGCGCGCGGTGCGGGATCCGCGGGGCGGGTGTCCTGCGCCACGGCAGGCAGCGCGCAGGCGCAGAGCACGGCGGCAAGGAGCGGGCGGGCGGCGTGTTGCATCATGGCGGTGTCTCCTTCTAGAGCCTGCGCCGAAAGGAACCCCGATGACGCAGGACCGGTCCGGAACGGGCAATAGCGCGGTCGCGCTGATCGAACAATTGCGGCTGCAGCCGCATCCCGAGGGCGGCTGGTACCGCGAGACGTGGCGCGCGGGCACGCAGCCCGGCACCGGCGGCGAGCGGGCGGCGGGGACGGCGATCCTCTTCCTGCTCAGGGCGGGCGAATCCTCGCACTGGCACCGGGTCGATGCGGAGGAGCTGTGGATCTGGCAGGCGGGCGACCCGCTCGAGCTGCGGTTGGCCGAGAGCGACTATGCCGAGGTCACGAGCCTGCGGCTGGGCGCGGATGTCGCGCAGGGCGAGGCGCCGCAGGGCGTGGTGCCGACCGGCCACTGGCAGGCGACCCGGCCGCTGACCCCGGACGAGGGCGCGCATGGCTGGTCGCTGGTGTCCTGCGTCGTGGTGCCCGGCTTCGATTTCGCGGGTTTCGAACTCGCTCCGCCGGGCTGGGAGCCGGGACAGGACACGTCCGGACAGGGCACGTCGGAAAAGGGCACGCCGGGACAGGAATGACGGCCGAGCAGGCGATCCTCGCGCTGCTGGAGGAGCGCGGCCCCGGCCGGACGATCTGCCCGAGCGAGGCCGCGAAAAGGCTGGCCGGGCCGCAGGGCGACTGGCGCGCCGTGATGGGCGTGGTGCACGAAAGCGTCGATGCCCTGCACGAGAAGGGCGAAATCGCGCTGTCGCGCAAGGGCGAACCGATCAGCCGGCGGCGCGGAGCCTACCGCATCGCGCGCCGCCGGCCGGGCGGGCCGCGAACCGTCAGCTGAGGTGCTTCGACACCGCCGCGGTCATCTTGAACATCGAGATCTGGTCGTTCCCGATCACCGCGCCGAGCTTGGCGTCGGGATTGATCTGGCGCTTGTCCTTGCTGTCCTGGAGGTTGTTCGCCTTGATGTATTCCCACACCTTGGACGTGACTTCGGCGCGGGTCATCGGGCCCTTGCCGACCACCGCCTCGAGGTCGCCCGAAAGCTGAACGGGTTTCTGCAGCGCATTATTGCCAGCCATGATCCTTCTCCTTCTTGTTATGGC contains these protein-coding regions:
- a CDS encoding cupin domain-containing protein; its protein translation is MTQDRSGTGNSAVALIEQLRLQPHPEGGWYRETWRAGTQPGTGGERAAGTAILFLLRAGESSHWHRVDAEELWIWQAGDPLELRLAESDYAEVTSLRLGADVAQGEAPQGVVPTGHWQATRPLTPDEGAHGWSLVSCVVVPGFDFAGFELAPPGWEPGQDTSGQGTSEKGTPGQE
- a CDS encoding DUF3253 domain-containing protein: MTAEQAILALLEERGPGRTICPSEAAKRLAGPQGDWRAVMGVVHESVDALHEKGEIALSRKGEPISRRRGAYRIARRRPGGPRTVS
- a CDS encoding SWIB/MDM2 domain-containing protein; translated protein: MAGNNALQKPVQLSGDLEAVVGKGPMTRAEVTSKVWEYIKANNLQDSKDKRQINPDAKLGAVIGNDQISMFKMTAAVSKHLS